A single region of the Streptomyces sp. NBC_01803 genome encodes:
- a CDS encoding DUF1015 family protein — protein MVPPGTPAPRTDLFLPFHGVLAQPLGRPSYYVLERRDADGVVEQRGVVGALSLNGVETGHVLRHQQVGESDVRFHTRLLKERGGSVEPLLLTAPDLSSFQRCIDQTTVGPADQELPTPEGGTQRLWACDAAWTADPPALPPVLLADGHHRLEAARRLHRAHQGAVADRLLALVVDHRHYPLTLSATHRVVPGLDIDTAVRTAARIARVSERSPVDDRPPPPRPGTFLLTGGGQTWGLSEISPAAMAGRLRFLPPDWVELPAAISDHVLIPTLCEEQGIASAPRFTSQYPGPGEVGLILPPPTWDQIWAGAASGAGMPPKSTCLGPVPVPGLIGRLPG, from the coding sequence TTGGTCCCGCCCGGGACCCCGGCCCCACGGACAGATCTGTTCCTCCCCTTCCACGGCGTCCTCGCCCAGCCGCTGGGACGCCCCAGCTACTACGTGCTCGAACGCCGCGACGCCGACGGTGTGGTCGAACAGCGCGGCGTCGTCGGGGCGCTCAGCCTGAACGGCGTCGAGACCGGGCACGTGCTGCGGCACCAGCAGGTCGGCGAGTCCGACGTGCGGTTCCACACCCGGCTGTTGAAGGAGCGCGGCGGCAGTGTCGAGCCGCTGCTGCTGACCGCGCCCGACCTCAGCTCGTTCCAGCGGTGCATCGACCAGACCACCGTGGGCCCGGCCGACCAGGAGCTGCCCACCCCCGAGGGCGGCACGCAGCGGCTGTGGGCCTGCGACGCGGCCTGGACCGCCGACCCGCCCGCGCTGCCGCCGGTGCTGCTCGCCGACGGCCACCACCGGCTCGAAGCCGCCCGCCGGCTGCACCGGGCCCACCAGGGCGCGGTGGCCGACCGGCTGCTCGCCCTGGTGGTCGACCACCGGCACTACCCGCTGACCCTGTCGGCCACCCACCGCGTCGTGCCCGGCCTGGACATCGACACGGCCGTGCGCACCGCCGCCCGCATCGCGCGGGTGAGCGAACGGTCGCCGGTGGACGACCGGCCGCCGCCGCCGCGCCCGGGCACGTTCCTGCTCACCGGCGGCGGGCAGACGTGGGGACTGTCGGAGATCTCGCCGGCGGCGATGGCCGGACGGCTGCGGTTCCTGCCGCCCGACTGGGTCGAGCTGCCCGCCGCGATCAGCGACCACGTGCTCATCCCCACCCTGTGCGAGGAGCAGGGAATCGCCTCGGCACCCCGCTTCACCAGCCAGTACCCTGGCCCGGGGGAGGTCGGGCTCATCCTGCCGCCCCCCACATGGGACCAGATCTGGGCGGGCGCGGCCAGTGGGGCGGGCATGCCGCCGAAGAGCACCTGTCTCGGCCCGGTGCCCGTTCCCGGGCTGATCGGACGCCTTCCTGGCTGA
- a CDS encoding ATP-grasp domain-containing protein: MTPQKPLAVLLSPRPTVVDAARRVGARSLLLAPDLSAPGISQAAAVADDALTVDWADHPRLMMAIGHLTNLPTRASVFGFTEASALVAARANEALRFPGNPHAAVAYLTDKAALRGKVNQLTGTPVRFEHCDRAALLAAVAERVGFPCVVKPRTGCGGQDVHLLRDTAEATALAAGLAPEPALIVEEFLDGPEFSVEAHSRAGTHTILAVSRKHTTGAPGCLESGYDLPADLDAETTDRIHHLVTATLNAAGQRSGPSQTEVILTARGPRLVESHAHPGADHISDLLLMAGGTDLAALTIASVLGLPEPEAAPAATRYAGVRFLRLPPGLLTAVDGADEARALAGVTGLEIAVPLGGHVPETTSRVAGHGFVTAVADGPQELDAVLRKAQDTLRPAVAPVPAKEEEHTAA; the protein is encoded by the coding sequence ATGACGCCCCAGAAGCCGCTGGCGGTGCTGCTCAGTCCGCGTCCCACCGTCGTCGACGCGGCTCGACGGGTCGGTGCGCGCAGTCTCCTGCTCGCTCCTGACCTGTCGGCACCGGGAATCAGCCAGGCCGCCGCGGTGGCCGACGACGCCCTCACCGTCGACTGGGCGGACCACCCCCGGCTGATGATGGCCATCGGGCATCTCACCAACCTCCCGACCCGAGCCTCCGTGTTCGGATTCACCGAGGCCAGCGCGCTCGTCGCGGCCCGCGCGAACGAGGCACTGCGCTTCCCCGGCAACCCCCACGCGGCCGTCGCGTACCTGACGGACAAGGCTGCCCTGCGCGGCAAGGTCAACCAGCTCACCGGTACCCCCGTCCGGTTCGAGCACTGCGACCGCGCCGCGCTGCTGGCCGCCGTGGCCGAGCGCGTCGGCTTCCCCTGCGTGGTCAAGCCACGCACGGGGTGCGGCGGCCAGGACGTCCATCTGCTGCGTGACACAGCGGAGGCGACGGCCCTGGCCGCCGGGTTGGCCCCGGAGCCCGCCCTGATCGTCGAGGAGTTCCTGGACGGGCCGGAGTTCAGCGTCGAGGCGCACTCCCGCGCCGGAACGCACACGATCCTGGCGGTGTCCAGGAAGCACACCACGGGCGCCCCCGGGTGCCTGGAGAGCGGCTACGACCTGCCGGCCGATCTGGACGCGGAGACCACCGACCGGATCCACCACCTGGTCACGGCCACCCTCAACGCCGCGGGTCAGCGCAGCGGTCCCTCGCAGACCGAGGTGATCCTCACCGCGCGCGGCCCCCGGCTCGTCGAATCCCACGCCCACCCGGGCGCGGACCACATCAGTGATCTGCTGCTGATGGCGGGCGGGACCGATCTCGCCGCCCTGACGATCGCCAGCGTGCTCGGCCTCCCGGAGCCGGAGGCCGCGCCGGCCGCCACCCGGTACGCCGGGGTCCGCTTCCTGCGGCTGCCGCCCGGCCTGCTGACGGCCGTGGACGGGGCCGACGAGGCGCGGGCGCTGGCGGGCGTCACGGGCCTGGAGATCGCCGTTCCGCTCGGCGGCCATGTTCCGGAGACCACCAGCCGGGTCGCCGGGCATGGCTTCGTCACCGCGGTGGCCGACGGCCCCCAGGAGCTCGACGCCGTGCTCCGCAAGGCCCAGGACACCCTGCGCCCGGCGGTGGCGCCGGTGCCCGCGAAGGAGGAGGAGCACACTGCCGCCTGA
- a CDS encoding helix-turn-helix transcriptional regulator translates to MEQIAARSGLTHEEVADAESRLFTLGLLRPSPGGGRVAISPESAADALLAPLEQDILQRRIAMATTRARLHSLSGDYLEARSLRSAKSSIEVVEGIDNIRAVLDDLARTCVKTLEALVPGRFPEEAIRAATPLDLETLERGVKTRQLWQQTTRKYWATVQYAETLIAAGAQVRTTSVLPSRMLIYDRSCAVLPLDPMHTAAGVALVRDPAVLSFLQQLFEHYWDRALDFSEEDQKSGPEPTGVERDVLLLMAAGKKDEAIAHQLGMSPRSVSRIVARLMERLSADSRFQAGARAALNGWLS, encoded by the coding sequence GTGGAGCAGATAGCGGCAAGATCTGGTCTGACCCATGAAGAGGTGGCGGACGCCGAGTCGCGGCTCTTCACACTTGGCCTCCTGCGTCCCTCGCCGGGGGGCGGCCGGGTGGCGATCAGCCCCGAGAGCGCCGCCGACGCCCTTCTCGCCCCACTTGAACAGGACATTCTCCAGCGGCGCATCGCGATGGCGACGACGCGCGCGCGGCTGCACTCGCTCTCCGGTGACTATCTGGAGGCGCGCAGCCTGCGCTCCGCGAAGAGCAGCATCGAGGTCGTGGAGGGCATCGACAACATCCGCGCCGTCCTGGACGATCTGGCCCGGACCTGCGTGAAGACCCTTGAGGCACTGGTGCCGGGCCGGTTCCCCGAGGAGGCTATCCGCGCGGCCACCCCGCTGGATCTGGAGACACTTGAACGTGGTGTGAAGACGCGGCAGCTCTGGCAACAGACCACACGCAAATACTGGGCGACCGTGCAGTACGCCGAGACGCTGATCGCGGCGGGCGCGCAGGTGCGCACCACCAGCGTGCTGCCCTCGCGAATGCTCATCTACGACCGCAGCTGCGCGGTGCTGCCGCTCGACCCCATGCACACCGCCGCCGGCGTCGCCCTGGTGCGCGACCCGGCGGTGCTGAGCTTCCTCCAGCAGCTCTTCGAGCACTACTGGGACCGCGCGCTCGACTTCTCCGAGGAGGACCAGAAGTCCGGGCCCGAGCCGACCGGTGTGGAGCGGGACGTGCTGCTGCTGATGGCGGCGGGCAAGAAGGACGAGGCCATCGCCCACCAGCTGGGGATGTCGCCCCGGTCCGTCAGCCGGATCGTGGCCCGGCTGATGGAGCGGCTGAGCGCCGACAGCCGGTTCCAGGCGGGCGCGCGAGCGGCGCTGAACGGGTGGCTGTCCTGA
- a CDS encoding helix-turn-helix transcriptional regulator, whose translation MAVLRAWERGGRNRDGDGGAADGSTAVFELLEDELDAVAVRVYQLRVTHPTDLVSQLAARAGFTADEVAEAERLLSRLGLLQPSPGGGWVAVSPESAAEGLLAPLEQDVLQRRIAMAATREQLLALSGEYLEARSMRSAKTSIEIVEGLDNIRAVIDDLARTCAESLDALIPGGVENEAAVAAAKPLDLELLSRGVRIRSLFQHAARRHRVIVQYVETITSAGAEVRSISVLPSRMLIYDGACALLPLDPLHTSAGAALVRDPAVLSFLCRLFEHCWGEGVEFAEAERERDGAPSGLEREVLLQMASGRTNEEIAQRLGVSQRSVSRIVAGLMTRLGATNRFQAGTRAAASGWLT comes from the coding sequence GTGGCTGTCCTGAGAGCCTGGGAGCGGGGCGGGCGGAACCGCGACGGCGACGGCGGCGCGGCGGACGGCTCGACCGCCGTCTTCGAGCTGCTGGAGGACGAGCTGGACGCGGTGGCGGTCCGCGTCTACCAGCTCCGCGTGACGCATCCGACGGACCTGGTCAGCCAGCTCGCGGCCCGCGCCGGATTCACCGCGGACGAGGTCGCGGAGGCCGAACGCCTGCTCTCCCGGCTCGGTCTGCTCCAGCCCTCCCCGGGCGGCGGCTGGGTCGCCGTCAGCCCGGAGAGCGCCGCCGAGGGCCTGCTCGCGCCCCTGGAGCAGGACGTCCTCCAGCGGCGCATCGCGATGGCCGCCACCAGGGAGCAGCTGCTCGCGCTGTCCGGGGAGTACCTGGAGGCGCGCTCGATGCGCTCGGCCAAGACGAGCATCGAGATCGTCGAGGGCCTGGACAACATCCGGGCGGTCATCGACGACCTCGCCCGCACGTGTGCCGAGTCCCTGGACGCCCTGATCCCGGGCGGTGTGGAGAACGAGGCGGCCGTCGCCGCCGCCAAGCCGCTGGACCTGGAGCTGCTCTCGCGGGGCGTGCGGATCAGGTCGCTGTTCCAGCACGCGGCCCGCCGGCACCGGGTCATCGTGCAGTACGTCGAGACGATCACCTCGGCGGGCGCCGAGGTCAGGAGCATCAGCGTGCTGCCGTCGCGGATGCTGATCTACGACGGCGCCTGCGCCCTGCTGCCGCTGGACCCGCTGCACACGTCGGCGGGGGCCGCGCTGGTGCGCGACCCGGCGGTGCTGAGCTTCCTGTGCCGGCTGTTCGAGCACTGCTGGGGCGAGGGCGTCGAGTTCGCCGAGGCGGAGAGGGAGCGCGACGGGGCGCCGTCCGGCCTGGAGCGCGAGGTCCTGCTGCAGATGGCGAGCGGCCGGACGAACGAGGAGATCGCCCAGCGGCTCGGCGTCTCACAGCGCTCGGTCAGCCGGATCGTGGCCGGGCTGATGACGCGGCTGGGCGCGACGAACCGGTTCCAGGCCGGGACGAGGGCGGCGGCGAGCGGGTGGCTGACGTAG
- a CDS encoding LLM class flavin-dependent oxidoreductase — protein sequence MALPVRFGLNVDPHGAGLPAAARIAEIADTAGLEYVGVQDHPYNADFVDTLTLITWLAAGTSSVHFFPNVANLPLRPPTMLAKQTASIDVLSGGRFELGLGAGAFPDGVVGMGGPRRTRGEGRAALGEAIDIIRASWAGEPFAAGGTHYTVPGVRPGPTPAHDIGIWLGVIGPKAVRLVGAKADGWSVSSSYVHPQRLPELNSIITESAQEAGRDPGELTRLYNVAGAIAQQDRDAFNGPVARWVETLTVLHTDYGMNAFVFWPVMDRERQCRMFAEEVVPAVREQLKTG from the coding sequence ATGGCGCTGCCCGTCAGGTTCGGTCTCAACGTCGATCCGCATGGCGCGGGTCTCCCCGCCGCCGCCCGGATCGCCGAGATCGCCGACACCGCCGGCCTGGAGTACGTCGGCGTTCAGGACCATCCGTACAACGCCGACTTCGTCGACACCCTCACGCTGATCACCTGGCTGGCCGCCGGGACCAGCTCGGTGCACTTCTTCCCCAACGTGGCCAACCTGCCGCTGCGCCCCCCCACGATGCTCGCCAAGCAGACCGCCTCGATCGACGTGCTCAGTGGCGGACGTTTCGAACTGGGCCTGGGCGCGGGCGCGTTCCCCGACGGTGTGGTCGGCATGGGCGGCCCCCGCCGGACCCGCGGCGAGGGGCGCGCCGCGCTGGGCGAGGCCATCGACATCATCCGGGCCTCGTGGGCGGGCGAGCCGTTCGCGGCCGGCGGGACCCACTACACGGTGCCCGGCGTGCGCCCCGGTCCCACGCCCGCGCACGACATCGGCATCTGGCTCGGCGTCATCGGCCCGAAGGCCGTGCGGCTGGTCGGTGCCAAGGCGGACGGCTGGTCCGTGTCCAGCTCCTACGTGCACCCGCAGCGGCTGCCCGAGCTGAACTCGATCATCACGGAATCCGCACAGGAGGCGGGCCGCGACCCCGGGGAGCTGACCCGGCTTTACAACGTCGCGGGTGCGATCGCGCAACAGGACAGGGACGCCTTCAACGGTCCCGTCGCCCGCTGGGTCGAAACCCTCACTGTCCTGCACACGGACTACGGGATGAACGCCTTCGTCTTCTGGCCCGTGATGGATCGTGAGCGCCAGTGCCGGATGTTTGCGGAGGAGGTCGTGCCCGCGGTCCGCGAACAGCTCAAAACTGGCTGA
- a CDS encoding nitrate/nitrite transporter — protein MTAPKPTAARRGGRWIDEWNPEDERFWQEKGERIARRNLIFSILSEHIGFSIWTLWSVLVLFMGPEYGIDPAGKFFLVSMATLVGAVVRVPYTFAVARFGGRNWTVVSASMLLLPTAAAWLVMEPGTSYTTFMLVAVLTGVGGGNFASSMTNINAFFPLRKKGWALGLNAGGGNIGVPVVQLAGLLVIATAGDGEPRVLLAAYAPLILVAAFLAWRYMDNLAPVKNDTGAAKESVRDAHTWIMSFLYIGTFGSFIGYSFAFGLVLQNQFDRTPLQAASITFIGPLLGSLIRPIGGYWADKYGGARITLFTFAGMAGATGVVVAASMAESLPVFLVGFISLFVLSGLGNGSTYKMIPGIYRAKAQALGLTGEEAAAYGRRLSGAAIGLIGAVGALGGLGINLAFRQSFLSTGSGTGAFTSFLAFYAVCFVITWAVYLRRSAISSRAVTDETTAEGSAEQQPAYAGV, from the coding sequence ATGACAGCCCCCAAGCCCACGGCCGCCCGACGAGGGGGCCGCTGGATAGACGAGTGGAACCCCGAGGACGAGCGGTTCTGGCAGGAGAAGGGCGAGCGCATCGCCCGCCGCAATCTGATCTTCTCCATCCTCTCCGAGCACATCGGCTTCTCGATATGGACCCTGTGGTCCGTGCTCGTCCTCTTCATGGGCCCCGAGTACGGCATCGACCCGGCCGGTAAATTCTTCCTCGTCTCCATGGCCACCCTTGTCGGCGCCGTCGTCCGCGTGCCCTACACCTTCGCCGTGGCCCGGTTCGGCGGGCGCAACTGGACGGTCGTGTCGGCCTCGATGCTCCTGCTGCCCACGGCGGCGGCCTGGCTGGTGATGGAGCCCGGCACCTCGTACACCACCTTCATGCTGGTCGCCGTGCTCACCGGCGTCGGCGGCGGAAACTTCGCCTCGTCGATGACCAACATCAACGCCTTCTTCCCGTTGCGGAAGAAGGGCTGGGCGCTCGGGCTGAACGCGGGCGGCGGCAACATCGGCGTTCCCGTGGTCCAGCTCGCCGGCCTGCTGGTCATCGCCACCGCGGGCGACGGGGAGCCGCGGGTCCTGCTGGCCGCCTACGCCCCGCTGATCCTGGTCGCGGCCTTCCTGGCCTGGCGCTACATGGACAACCTGGCCCCGGTGAAGAACGACACCGGCGCCGCCAAGGAGTCCGTGCGGGACGCCCACACCTGGATCATGTCGTTCCTGTACATCGGCACCTTCGGTTCGTTCATCGGCTACAGCTTCGCCTTCGGCCTGGTCCTCCAGAACCAGTTCGACCGCACCCCGCTGCAGGCCGCGTCGATCACCTTCATCGGCCCCCTGCTGGGCTCGCTGATCCGGCCCATCGGCGGGTACTGGGCCGACAAGTACGGCGGCGCGAGGATCACGCTGTTCACCTTCGCGGGCATGGCCGGGGCCACCGGCGTGGTGGTCGCGGCCTCGATGGCCGAGTCGTTGCCGGTCTTCCTCGTCGGCTTCATCAGCCTGTTCGTGCTCAGCGGCCTCGGCAACGGCTCGACGTACAAGATGATCCCCGGCATCTACCGGGCCAAGGCCCAGGCGCTGGGGCTGACCGGTGAGGAGGCCGCCGCGTACGGGCGCCGCCTGTCCGGTGCGGCGATCGGTCTGATCGGCGCGGTCGGCGCGCTCGGCGGGCTCGGGATCAACCTGGCCTTCCGGCAGTCCTTCCTCTCCACCGGCTCGGGCACCGGAGCCTTCACCTCCTTCCTCGCCTTCTACGCGGTGTGTTTCGTGATCACCTGGGCCGTATACCTGCGGCGCTCGGCGATTTCCAGCCGCGCGGTGACGGACGAGACGACCGCCGAGGGCAGCGCCGAGCAGCAGCCCGCCTACGCGGGAGTGTGA
- a CDS encoding MarR family winged helix-turn-helix transcriptional regulator: MEHDEYACARAFAALAAAHARVTEDLGAALATCGLTINDYEVLVRLDGAPPPGLRVRDLAPAVRLTQPSLSRLLVRLAQQELVTRTGDPDDRRGVLVSLTPTGKAALDRAVPLQARIVRELLLDKLTGEEQDLLARALARIAEK, encoded by the coding sequence GTGGAACACGACGAGTACGCCTGCGCCCGGGCCTTCGCGGCGCTGGCCGCCGCGCACGCCCGGGTCACCGAGGACCTCGGCGCCGCGCTCGCCACGTGCGGCCTGACCATCAACGACTACGAGGTCCTGGTCCGTCTCGACGGCGCCCCGCCGCCCGGCCTGCGCGTGAGGGATCTCGCGCCGGCCGTGCGGCTGACGCAGCCGTCGCTGAGCAGGCTGCTGGTGCGGTTGGCACAGCAGGAGTTGGTCACTCGTACGGGTGATCCGGACGACCGGCGCGGTGTGCTCGTCTCCCTCACGCCGACCGGAAAGGCCGCCCTGGACCGGGCCGTTCCCCTGCAGGCGCGGATCGTCCGCGAGCTGCTCCTCGACAAGCTCACCGGCGAGGAGCAGGACCTGCTGGCCAGGGCACTGGCCCGGATCGCGGAGAAATGA
- a CDS encoding hemerythrin domain-containing protein codes for MSAPHPQGEALAAQLLWVHDMVRRDLDTVQKLADEVAEGLAADAVTAALRALQVNGPLWQLKVNCLQYCNVVHGHHRVESAVIFPALRRTNPALDPVVDRLEADHLRVTKLLDDTEAAARGLGGGDDSAARGRLVAALKALAADLLPHLEYEEEHILDTMRTWAGLPR; via the coding sequence GTGAGCGCTCCCCATCCGCAGGGCGAAGCGCTGGCGGCGCAGCTGCTGTGGGTGCACGACATGGTGCGCCGGGACCTGGACACCGTCCAGAAGCTCGCCGACGAGGTGGCGGAGGGACTCGCCGCGGACGCGGTGACGGCCGCGCTCCGCGCGCTCCAGGTGAACGGCCCGCTCTGGCAGCTCAAGGTCAACTGCCTCCAGTACTGCAACGTCGTCCACGGCCACCACCGGGTGGAGTCCGCCGTGATCTTCCCGGCGCTGCGCCGGACGAACCCGGCCCTGGACCCCGTCGTGGACCGGCTGGAGGCCGACCACCTGCGCGTCACCAAGCTGCTGGACGACACCGAGGCCGCCGCGCGCGGGCTCGGCGGAGGCGACGACTCCGCCGCCCGGGGGCGGCTGGTCGCCGCTCTCAAGGCGCTCGCCGCCGACCTCCTCCCGCATCTGGAGTACGAGGAGGAGCACATCCTCGACACCATGCGCACCTGGGCCGGGCTGCCACGCTAG
- a CDS encoding MFS transporter, protein MPHSPDARFSYRALLAQPGALAFTVPNLVARLPMGMFSVAAVIMITAHHGSYALAGAVQATGLIGSVLAGPLIARQVDRRGQARVLVPAVTVCVAGHTALLLCVLLGAPVWSWFCCVLLTAATPNTGGMSRARWAHLFGEPTPEHAAARHTANAFEQALDELCFMCGPVLAAFLCTALFPAAGTVTAAALMLGGTLLFAAQRRTEPPPVPPRAGGGPGPLRAPGMPMLLAAFVCAGAIFGSLEVVTIAFADERGQQGWAGPVLAAQAAGSAAAGLLFGALRVGGSAPGRFAACAAAMAALMTLPPLVAQVGSLPLLAPALLLAGMATAPTMVTGMTLVQGVVPPGRLNEGMTLAVTALLGGIALGAASGGWAVDHLSGGATTAYWAPVSAALLAAAFATAGRYRPFRKAAATGPASRPPEPPSSSITAKATSRSPR, encoded by the coding sequence ATGCCGCACTCCCCCGACGCCCGCTTCTCCTACCGGGCGCTCCTCGCCCAGCCCGGCGCCCTGGCGTTCACCGTGCCGAACCTCGTCGCCCGGCTGCCGATGGGCATGTTCAGCGTCGCGGCGGTGATCATGATCACCGCGCACCACGGGTCCTACGCGCTGGCCGGAGCCGTCCAGGCGACCGGGCTGATCGGGTCGGTGCTCGCCGGACCCCTGATCGCCCGGCAGGTGGACCGGCGCGGCCAGGCCAGGGTCCTGGTGCCCGCCGTCACGGTCTGCGTGGCCGGGCACACCGCGCTGCTGCTGTGCGTGCTGCTCGGGGCGCCGGTGTGGAGCTGGTTCTGCTGTGTGCTGCTGACCGCCGCGACGCCCAACACGGGCGGCATGTCCCGGGCCCGCTGGGCACACCTCTTCGGTGAGCCGACCCCCGAGCACGCCGCCGCCCGGCACACCGCCAACGCCTTCGAGCAGGCCCTGGACGAGCTGTGCTTCATGTGCGGCCCGGTCCTGGCGGCCTTCCTGTGTACCGCGCTCTTCCCGGCGGCGGGCACCGTGACCGCCGCGGCGCTGATGCTGGGCGGCACCCTGCTGTTCGCGGCGCAGCGCCGTACCGAACCGCCGCCGGTGCCACCGCGCGCGGGCGGCGGCCCGGGGCCGCTGCGGGCGCCGGGGATGCCGATGCTGCTGGCGGCGTTCGTCTGCGCCGGTGCGATCTTCGGCTCCCTGGAGGTGGTCACCATCGCCTTCGCCGACGAGCGCGGACAGCAGGGCTGGGCGGGCCCGGTCCTCGCCGCCCAGGCCGCCGGCTCCGCCGCGGCCGGGCTGCTGTTCGGCGCGCTGCGGGTCGGCGGCTCGGCGCCCGGCCGGTTCGCCGCCTGCGCGGCGGCGATGGCCGCGCTGATGACGCTGCCCCCGCTGGTCGCCCAGGTCGGCTCGCTGCCTCTGCTGGCCCCCGCGCTGCTGCTGGCGGGCATGGCCACGGCACCGACCATGGTCACCGGCATGACCCTGGTCCAGGGCGTGGTGCCGCCCGGACGCCTCAACGAGGGCATGACCCTGGCCGTGACGGCCCTGCTCGGCGGCATCGCACTGGGCGCGGCGAGCGGCGGCTGGGCCGTGGACCACCTGTCGGGCGGCGCCACGACGGCCTACTGGGCGCCCGTCTCGGCGGCGCTCCTGGCCGCCGCGTTCGCCACCGCGGGCCGCTACAGACCGTTCAGGAAGGCCGCCGCCACCGGACCGGCGTCCCGGCCGCCCGAGCCGCCGTCCTCCAGCATCACGGCGAAGGCCACGTCGCGCTCGCCGAGGTAG
- a CDS encoding LysR family transcriptional regulator — translation MPHDTDPRLLRAFTAVAEELHFTRAAARLLVAQQALSRDIRRLEREWDTALFTRSTRQVALTADAQRLLPYARRVLAAHDELAGALGAGLGRPLVVDVAAPVATGHRVLAAARRAAPEVEFVARFHSGLARAAAEIAAGRVDVSFGRVAGLSPAVRAGLEQRLIRWERVAVLLPEEHPLAACSEVPLAALAGETLYAAAGNDETTEWTDYARSLFAGRGVGLAAPFPKLEGDAEFGRVVRKQGWSVLASEEFVGLSGMVLRPLTDPVPLAPVSMVWRRGLRHPGLDTLHTAAGSLAEAGGWLRPPAGAWLPDADRRLLGPAPGGR, via the coding sequence GTGCCCCATGACACCGACCCCCGTCTGCTGCGCGCCTTCACGGCCGTCGCCGAGGAGCTGCACTTCACCCGCGCGGCCGCCCGGCTCCTCGTCGCGCAGCAGGCGCTCAGCCGCGACATCCGGCGGCTGGAGCGGGAGTGGGACACGGCGCTGTTCACGCGCAGCACCCGGCAGGTGGCGCTCACCGCCGACGCCCAGCGGCTGCTGCCGTACGCCCGCCGCGTGCTGGCCGCGCACGACGAGCTGGCCGGCGCGCTCGGCGCGGGTCTCGGCCGGCCGCTCGTCGTCGACGTCGCCGCGCCCGTCGCCACCGGCCACCGGGTGCTGGCCGCGGCCCGCCGGGCCGCGCCCGAGGTGGAGTTCGTCGCCCGCTTCCACAGCGGTCTCGCGCGGGCCGCGGCCGAGATCGCGGCAGGCCGGGTGGACGTCTCGTTCGGCCGGGTGGCGGGGCTTTCCCCGGCCGTCCGGGCGGGGCTGGAGCAGCGGCTGATCCGCTGGGAGCGGGTGGCGGTGCTGCTGCCCGAGGAGCATCCGCTGGCGGCCTGCTCCGAGGTGCCGCTGGCCGCCCTGGCGGGCGAGACGCTGTACGCGGCGGCGGGCAACGACGAGACGACCGAGTGGACGGACTACGCGCGAAGCCTGTTCGCCGGGCGTGGTGTCGGCCTCGCCGCGCCGTTCCCGAAGCTCGAGGGTGATGCCGAGTTCGGGCGGGTGGTGCGCAAGCAGGGCTGGTCGGTGCTGGCGAGCGAGGAGTTCGTGGGCCTGTCCGGCATGGTGCTTCGCCCGCTCACCGACCCGGTGCCGCTGGCCCCCGTCTCGATGGTCTGGCGGCGCGGCCTGCGCCACCCCGGCCTGGACACGCTGCACACGGCGGCGGGCTCGCTGGCCGAAGCCGGCGGCTGGCTGCGTCCGCCGGCCGGCGCCTGGCTCCCCGACGCGGATCGCCGGCTGCTGGGACCAGCGCCCGGCGGCCGGTGA